One part of the Candidatus Bathyarchaeota archaeon genome encodes these proteins:
- a CDS encoding zinc-ribbon domain-containing protein → MVYCSNCGAPVADEANFCPKCGTKTPKGTASNVKYPSGELEDAFYRAGKELERAFMIAAKETEAALKRARESIKDKNVETQPPTSVVCPNCGAQNVQSAVFCNACGKKLNP, encoded by the coding sequence GTTCAAATTGCGGCGCACCTGTCGCTGACGAAGCAAACTTTTGCCCCAAATGCGGCACCAAAACCCCAAAAGGCACAGCATCCAACGTAAAATATCCTTCTGGCGAGTTAGAAGATGCCTTTTACCGTGCAGGCAAAGAGCTTGAACGGGCTTTTATGATTGCTGCAAAAGAAACTGAAGCAGCACTCAAAAGAGCACGTGAAAGCATCAAAGACAAAAACGTCGAAACTCAACCCCCAACATCTGTCGTATGCCCAAACTGCGGAGCCCAAAACGTCCAAAGTGCAGTTTTCTGCAACGCCTGCGGTAAAAAACTCAACCCCTAA
- a CDS encoding flavodoxin domain-containing protein: MQKNKTLIVYESKQGATKGAAAKIADVLRTKFGLEVDVFDLKKEKDIPPLEQYQNVVVGAGVRGGRVYSKALKFLKNDLSSKRVAFFTSSSWGGTPGSYENAKTRFVNKTLSKYPNINPVGAEAFGGRIRYFGKTMLDNTDAAKVEAWAEELGKKFSK; this comes from the coding sequence ATGCAAAAAAACAAGACACTCATAGTATACGAATCCAAGCAGGGAGCAACCAAGGGTGCCGCCGCAAAAATTGCCGATGTCCTTCGCACAAAGTTTGGGTTGGAAGTGGATGTGTTTGACCTCAAAAAAGAAAAAGACATACCGCCCCTAGAACAGTACCAAAACGTGGTGGTCGGCGCAGGAGTCAGAGGCGGCAGAGTTTACAGCAAAGCACTCAAATTTTTAAAAAACGATTTGAGCAGTAAACGTGTGGCTTTTTTCACCTCATCATCTTGGGGTGGCACACCGGGAAGCTACGAAAACGCCAAAACCCGATTCGTAAACAAAACCCTCTCCAAATATCCCAACATAAACCCAGTTGGGGCGGAAGCTTTTGGCGGTCGCATCCGATACTTCGGCAAAACTATGCTTGACAACACTGATGCAGCTAAGGTTGAGGCGTGGGCGGAAGAGCTTGGCAAAAAATTCAGTAAATAA